A region from the Thermoplasmatales archaeon genome encodes:
- a CDS encoding multifunctional hydroxymethylpyrimidine phosphokinase/4-amino-5-aminomethyl-2-methylpyrimidine hydrolase has product MIDTFNEIIGKNRDIIDMIVKNEFVSSMNDGSLKSSEFMRFLVQDRLFLKEHSGSLAVLSSRMDTAEASQTLLSLSKSMFDEYMFHHQLLSSLGEINNTGPDVYEAPTMTNISYVSFLYKACSQYIPSNALAAILPCSVTYYQIGTRYNKTAHSKYKPWFSYYGSTEQKESIEDLIAVYDGLASHDPRDEKIFRMAANFELKFWEMALMGDHWI; this is encoded by the coding sequence TTGATTGACACTTTTAATGAAATAATTGGAAAAAACCGCGATATCATAGACATGATTGTGAAAAACGAATTTGTATCTTCCATGAATGACGGGTCGCTCAAGAGCAGCGAATTTATGCGGTTTCTTGTTCAGGATCGTCTCTTTCTCAAGGAACATTCAGGTAGCTTAGCTGTCCTTTCCTCGCGCATGGATACCGCGGAAGCTTCGCAAACCCTTCTTTCCCTCTCGAAGAGCATGTTTGATGAATACATGTTTCATCACCAGCTTCTCAGCAGCCTCGGAGAAATAAATAATACAGGACCTGATGTATACGAAGCACCCACTATGACCAACATTTCTTATGTTTCCTTCCTCTACAAAGCCTGCAGCCAGTACATCCCAAGCAATGCTCTGGCAGCCATACTCCCATGCTCAGTCACATACTACCAGATCGGAACCAGGTACAATAAGACGGCACACAGCAAATACAAGCCATGGTTCAGCTATTATGGATCAACAGAACAGAAAGAGTCCATAGAGGATCTTATCGCCGTATATGACGGACTGGCCTCTCATGATCCCAGGGATGAAAAAATTTTCAGGATGGCGGCTAATTTCGAACTTAAATTCTGGGAAATGGCACTCATGGGAGATCACTGGATCTGA
- a CDS encoding 2-methylcitrate dehydratase — protein sequence MDPVVSDIYNYSSDLRSSGLDSQRMDEIKKRIADSIFVAYAASGSEPISIERKALLPSKGKYNSTIFFTGDRASSETATFINGSMTRYLDYSDTYLSREALHPSDNIPPILAMAEPFESSGNDIIRAIDVAYEVVGALSDAVSIRDRGWDHVTYISLSSSAGLGHLLDMNEERFENLMSLGLNNNISMRQTRAGELSMWKGCTAADATRNSVFAASLTLNGFTGPSPIFVGEMGFVKQVSGTLNLTLGKKRVMKTMIKNYPVEYHAMSAVEAALRIRGKLSGGIRKISVETFDVANKIIIKDPEKLRPKTKETADHSMPYLIAYSLLYGDPTPDSYGSHYLEDPKILAAIDKMTFTVTDRFNKMYPEFLPVKIIVETDKQTLTEELEVPKGHHRKPYSWDDLLLKGNRVMSERSAAEIVNIAKRFDRSDVTELLEVMKNVHNER from the coding sequence ATGGATCCGGTAGTAAGTGACATATACAATTATTCGTCAGATTTAAGAAGCAGTGGGCTGGACTCCCAGAGAATGGACGAGATAAAGAAGAGGATTGCTGATTCCATCTTCGTCGCGTATGCTGCATCTGGTTCCGAACCGATTTCCATTGAAAGAAAAGCTCTTCTCCCGTCCAAGGGCAAATACAACTCTACCATTTTCTTTACCGGAGACAGGGCCTCTTCGGAAACTGCAACTTTCATAAACGGCTCCATGACGAGATACCTTGATTACAGTGATACATACCTATCCAGGGAGGCTTTACATCCATCTGACAATATTCCACCGATTCTGGCCATGGCTGAGCCTTTTGAATCCTCAGGGAATGACATCATCCGCGCTATTGACGTGGCATACGAGGTGGTTGGGGCACTTTCCGATGCAGTATCAATTAGGGATAGAGGCTGGGATCACGTGACTTATATATCCCTATCATCCTCAGCCGGATTGGGTCACCTGCTTGATATGAACGAAGAGCGCTTCGAGAACCTGATGAGCCTTGGATTGAACAATAACATAAGCATGAGGCAGACAAGGGCCGGGGAACTGAGCATGTGGAAAGGCTGCACAGCTGCGGATGCCACAAGAAACAGCGTATTTGCTGCAAGCCTCACTCTGAACGGCTTCACAGGACCGTCCCCGATATTCGTTGGCGAAATGGGCTTCGTCAAGCAGGTCTCTGGTACCCTTAACCTGACACTGGGAAAGAAACGTGTAATGAAAACAATGATAAAGAACTATCCCGTGGAATATCACGCCATGAGCGCAGTGGAAGCTGCACTCAGGATACGTGGGAAGCTCAGCGGAGGAATCCGGAAGATTTCGGTTGAAACCTTCGATGTAGCAAACAAGATAATAATCAAGGATCCTGAGAAACTGAGACCGAAGACAAAGGAAACAGCGGATCACAGCATGCCGTACCTCATTGCATATTCCCTGTTATATGGAGATCCCACGCCTGATTCATACGGCAGTCATTATCTTGAAGACCCAAAAATACTGGCAGCCATAGACAAGATGACCTTCACTGTTACTGACAGATTTAACAAGATGTACCCTGAATTCCTGCCAGTGAAGATCATTGTTGAAACTGACAAGCAGACACTGACCGAGGAACTGGAGGTGCCCAAAGGACATCACAGGAAGCCTTACAGCTGGGACGACCTCCTGCTGAAGGGAAACAGGGTCATGAGCGAAAGAAGCGCTGCCGAGATTGTTAACATAGCGAAACGCTTTGACAGGAGCGATGTAACTGAATTGCTGGAGGTCATGAAAAATGTCCATAATGAGAGATAA
- a CDS encoding Major Facilitator Superfamily protein, translating to MLTRNVLLISFSAFFADLGYQAVIVGLPLFLVVVLGAPVYIYGMAEALNYGVGSVFAFIGGRLSARFGSKKIAILGNSLIPVLSFTGFAATVPEAIGTFAGGWWSRNFRSPARRAMMSETVEDENRSRSYGLLHGLDVGGGLVATLLFIAMISLGYRFRLIFLLTAVPLIISTLLLVAVRTGPGRASKLDDGQGNNNSTFRGVIIASALFGFSYYSMGFPILTVATATGSFELGALTYTVFLAVSAATGFVMSRFRFRLEILPLGLLGYILAGIGALFFALTIIYGLGLPIYYVSIVIIGIGSGFTEIFEPTIISKVSSSVGRGMGWLSASRSAGLFVANLVMGALYFVNPAYAYIYAFAVSVTAGILVIISGAGYDKGIRSSDLP from the coding sequence GTGCTGACAAGGAATGTCCTTCTGATCTCTTTCTCCGCCTTTTTTGCGGACCTGGGGTATCAGGCCGTCATAGTCGGCCTTCCACTCTTTCTGGTCGTGGTGCTCGGTGCCCCTGTTTACATTTACGGCATGGCAGAAGCCCTGAATTATGGAGTAGGATCAGTATTTGCATTCATTGGCGGCAGGCTGAGTGCCAGGTTTGGAAGTAAAAAAATAGCCATACTTGGGAACTCGCTAATACCAGTGCTTTCGTTTACAGGATTCGCAGCCACTGTACCGGAAGCAATCGGAACATTCGCAGGTGGGTGGTGGTCCAGGAATTTCAGGTCTCCGGCAAGGAGAGCCATGATGAGTGAAACAGTAGAGGATGAAAACAGATCCAGGTCATATGGCCTCCTTCACGGGCTTGATGTTGGAGGAGGGCTGGTTGCAACCCTGCTGTTCATTGCAATGATCTCTCTTGGCTACAGGTTCAGATTAATTTTTCTTCTAACGGCAGTCCCTCTTATCATATCCACCCTGCTTCTAGTAGCGGTAAGAACAGGACCCGGGCGGGCCAGTAAACTCGATGACGGTCAGGGGAACAACAACTCTACATTCAGGGGAGTAATAATCGCTTCCGCACTCTTTGGGTTCAGCTATTATAGCATGGGCTTTCCAATACTCACAGTGGCAACCGCAACTGGCAGTTTTGAGCTGGGAGCATTAACATACACGGTATTTCTTGCAGTTTCCGCAGCTACAGGATTCGTGATGTCAAGGTTCAGGTTCAGGCTCGAAATCCTCCCGCTGGGGTTGCTTGGGTATATACTTGCGGGGATCGGTGCACTTTTTTTTGCACTTACCATCATTTACGGTCTCGGACTGCCTATCTATTACGTTTCAATAGTGATAATAGGAATTGGAAGCGGCTTCACGGAAATATTTGAGCCAACAATAATCTCAAAGGTTTCATCAAGCGTTGGGAGAGGAATGGGCTGGCTTTCAGCTTCACGTAGTGCAGGCTTGTTTGTGGCAAATCTGGTCATGGGCGCTTTATATTTTGTCAACCCTGCGTACGCATATATCTACGCCTTCGCAGTTTCAGTCACCGCCGGGATATTAGTTATTATTTCAGGCGCGGGTTACGACAAAGGAATCAGATCCAGTGATCTCCCATGA
- a CDS encoding H+ Antiporter protein, with amino-acid sequence MRLSTAMLSLNRTTRTFVFSILALTAPYYLSGIGISAIYIALIIMVSGISSTIFVYGFSRLRIGEKPKLLVLSALFSSALFLLFMFHGITFYIAAIVLGGIPLSGRDFTHNQAVEQYSISMNEGERRSKNFAFSIYNFGSYASAAIASASIFFFYDANIPVFYELCFFLSLLQFVSYGLVLIPLNIKRKVSGQERKVKNQDVSVLTWLFSIDSLGGGLVVTSMITLWFKIVYAATLSQIGFIFILVNIVTAISIILSSVISNRMGLVRTMVYTHLISNVFLVMIPIIHSFILGQIFLYLRQTTSQMDVPARDSFTNTLIPQEQRIQSNARFVMVRNFFQIPGPAIGGAILEFYPPLLFIVAGGSKIVYDLLFFGKYRKSAL; translated from the coding sequence ATGCGTCTTTCCACGGCAATGCTATCCCTTAACCGCACAACAAGAACATTCGTCTTCTCCATACTCGCATTAACGGCGCCGTACTATCTGTCTGGCATTGGGATTTCGGCCATCTACATTGCCCTGATAATCATGGTAAGCGGGATCTCGTCCACGATCTTCGTTTACGGATTCTCCCGCCTGAGAATCGGAGAAAAACCGAAGCTCCTTGTTCTCAGCGCCCTCTTCTCCTCTGCTCTCTTCCTTCTCTTCATGTTCCATGGCATAACCTTCTACATTGCTGCCATAGTGTTAGGGGGAATCCCGCTATCTGGCAGGGATTTTACTCACAACCAGGCAGTGGAGCAGTATTCAATCAGCATGAACGAGGGTGAAAGGAGAAGCAAGAATTTTGCATTCTCAATCTACAACTTTGGCTCTTATGCATCCGCAGCCATTGCATCCGCTTCCATTTTCTTCTTCTATGATGCAAACATACCGGTATTCTATGAATTATGCTTCTTCCTCTCCCTCCTGCAATTTGTTTCTTATGGATTAGTACTGATTCCACTCAATATCAAGAGGAAAGTTTCTGGACAGGAGCGAAAAGTGAAGAACCAGGATGTTTCCGTACTCACATGGCTCTTTTCCATCGACTCACTTGGAGGCGGGCTCGTTGTTACATCCATGATCACGCTCTGGTTCAAGATAGTATATGCTGCAACACTTTCACAGATAGGTTTCATCTTCATCCTCGTAAACATTGTTACGGCAATTTCCATCATACTGTCCTCAGTCATATCAAATCGCATGGGGCTGGTCAGGACAATGGTTTATACGCATCTCATAAGCAACGTCTTCCTTGTCATGATTCCGATCATACACTCATTCATCCTTGGCCAGATATTCCTGTATCTTCGCCAGACCACGAGTCAGATGGATGTTCCTGCAAGAGACAGTTTCACTAATACCCTGATACCGCAGGAACAGAGAATCCAAAGCAACGCAAGATTTGTGATGGTGAGAAATTTTTTCCAGATCCCGGGGCCGGCAATAGGAGGCGCCATCCTGGAATTCTATCCTCCGCTCCTGTTTATCGTTGCAGGGGGATCAAAGATCGTTTACGATCTGTTGTTCTTTGGTAAATACAGGAAGTCGGCATTATAA